The Saccharomonospora cyanea NA-134 genome includes a region encoding these proteins:
- a CDS encoding SDR family NAD(P)-dependent oxidoreductase, with amino-acid sequence MQPQRDEATDLTGRVAVVTGALRGLGRETARGLIERGAHVVLAGRDAERGAAAVADLSTEDGSGGEASFEHLDTSSLASAAACADRLAAQLPRIDLVIANAGVMAVPFARSVDGVESQFATNYLGHFVLVRRLLPTLLSSGGGRVVTVTTSTPVLRPIRWDDPNFETGEYDPFEAYGQSKAAAVLHAAELHHRFAAEGLTAVSVAPGVAVTDLGKHLTRDQVKYLMSLVPRDPQSRRRMRPRTPAQGAEQILWAATSDDAAAGGFCEDFAVHERPREAGGPEAPTRLWELSERMVASVLGDGVPG; translated from the coding sequence ATGCAACCGCAGCGGGACGAGGCGACGGACCTGACCGGCAGGGTCGCGGTGGTGACGGGGGCCCTGCGCGGCCTGGGCAGGGAGACGGCGCGCGGACTGATCGAGAGGGGAGCCCACGTGGTGCTGGCGGGTCGGGACGCCGAGCGTGGCGCCGCCGCCGTGGCAGATCTGTCCACAGAGGATGGCTCGGGGGGAGAGGCCTCCTTCGAGCACCTCGACACGTCGTCGTTGGCGAGTGCCGCGGCCTGCGCGGACCGGTTGGCCGCCCAGTTGCCGAGGATCGACCTCGTGATCGCCAACGCCGGTGTCATGGCGGTGCCGTTCGCCCGCAGCGTCGACGGTGTCGAGTCGCAGTTCGCCACGAACTACCTCGGCCACTTCGTGCTGGTTCGGCGGTTGCTGCCCACGTTGCTGTCCTCGGGCGGAGGACGGGTGGTGACGGTGACGACGAGCACCCCGGTGCTGCGTCCGATCCGGTGGGACGACCCGAACTTCGAGACCGGCGAGTACGACCCGTTCGAGGCGTACGGGCAGAGCAAGGCGGCAGCCGTGCTGCACGCGGCCGAGCTGCACCACCGGTTCGCCGCCGAGGGGTTGACGGCGGTGTCCGTCGCGCCCGGCGTGGCGGTGACCGATCTCGGCAAGCACCTGACCCGGGACCAGGTGAAGTACCTCATGTCGCTCGTACCTCGGGATCCACAGAGCCGCCGCCGGATGCGCCCGAGGACACCGGCGCAGGGCGCGGAGCAGATCCTGTGGGCCGCCACGAGCGACGACGCGGCGGCGGGCGGGTTCTGCGAGGACTTCGCGGTGCACGAACGTCCTCGCGAGGCGGGCGGGCCGGAGGCGCCGACACGGCTGTGGGAACTCTCCGAGCGGATGGTCGCGTCCGTGCTCGGTGACGGTGTTCCGGGCTGA
- a CDS encoding class I SAM-dependent methyltransferase translates to MTAPVPARLGVHAEAGHPVWKVLADLGEFFTVVAGPDQDIDAAFVVDGGEAAAERVEELLGSGVSVLVQPPWGSRAVTSALRTARRAGAHFALLDLAEAVGPLAEVVSERIGRGDVAEVELVTSPAGLHTALRVLHGLLPSLRPWRLVARAPELLAGTVGTTTVTLVVRTEGGTADLVPDRIAVRGAAGTVLASPDGLTWLPGPFGGRPEAVSRRPDLGSVLHRQLTALHTSVGERTGARDVAAAQLGLTVSRLADDVTDSLTAAEHPRFPAGLADEAHRAGLAHVTDPEPAVAAGKEAERIALATMARVLADACADGRARTVEEILSEARVAPGTAWLVRRWLAVLVEEGVFELDGGRVRPVPTIPTASAEADLEPVYSALGFPATVGRFHSRVRSRLPELVRGEVALSSLLFPGGDTGIAEALYGEGWASRYLNAAAARAVVTALRGVDGTATVLELGAGVGATTRVVLSELDTAGFDEVRYVYSDISRLFLVAAARWDAHRHRVRPALLDVNDDLLAQGAPSASADVVIAGHVLHSAVDLGRTLRSVRATLRRGGTLVVVESTVENYALLASIQLLRSADETAPLPGSADGRARKGRMFPDLDGWRSALASAGFTVQACLPPADHPGAGLGQALIVATAT, encoded by the coding sequence ATGACCGCCCCGGTTCCCGCCCGGCTGGGCGTTCACGCGGAAGCCGGTCACCCGGTGTGGAAGGTGCTCGCCGACCTCGGCGAGTTCTTCACCGTGGTGGCCGGACCGGACCAGGACATCGACGCCGCGTTCGTGGTGGACGGTGGGGAAGCGGCGGCCGAGCGGGTCGAGGAGTTGCTCGGCTCGGGTGTGTCCGTGCTGGTGCAGCCCCCGTGGGGCAGCCGGGCGGTCACGTCGGCCCTGCGTACGGCACGGAGGGCTGGGGCGCACTTCGCTCTGCTGGACCTGGCGGAGGCGGTGGGGCCACTCGCCGAGGTGGTCTCCGAGCGCATCGGCCGGGGCGACGTGGCCGAGGTGGAACTGGTGACGTCCCCCGCGGGGCTCCACACCGCGCTACGTGTACTGCACGGACTCCTTCCGTCACTGCGGCCGTGGCGGCTCGTGGCCAGGGCACCGGAGTTGCTGGCCGGCACGGTCGGCACCACCACCGTGACGCTGGTGGTGCGGACCGAGGGCGGTACCGCCGACCTCGTTCCCGACCGGATCGCCGTGAGGGGAGCCGCCGGGACCGTGCTGGCCTCCCCGGACGGGCTGACGTGGCTACCCGGTCCGTTCGGCGGCAGACCGGAAGCCGTGAGCAGGCGACCGGATCTCGGGTCCGTGCTGCACCGGCAGCTCACCGCCCTCCACACCTCGGTGGGGGAGCGGACCGGGGCACGCGACGTGGCGGCGGCCCAGCTCGGTCTCACCGTGTCCCGGTTGGCCGACGACGTCACCGACTCCCTCACCGCCGCCGAACACCCCCGGTTCCCGGCGGGGCTGGCCGACGAGGCACATCGAGCGGGGCTGGCCCACGTCACAGACCCGGAACCCGCGGTCGCGGCCGGGAAGGAGGCCGAACGTATCGCCCTCGCCACGATGGCGCGGGTGCTGGCCGACGCGTGCGCGGACGGACGAGCACGCACGGTGGAGGAGATCCTGTCCGAGGCCCGCGTCGCGCCCGGTACGGCGTGGCTCGTGCGGAGGTGGCTCGCGGTGCTGGTCGAGGAGGGGGTGTTCGAACTCGACGGCGGCCGGGTCCGTCCCGTTCCCACCATCCCCACGGCGAGTGCGGAGGCCGATCTCGAACCGGTGTACTCCGCGCTCGGTTTCCCCGCGACCGTCGGTCGGTTCCACTCGCGGGTGCGCTCCCGGCTGCCCGAGCTCGTCCGGGGTGAGGTGGCCTTGAGCTCGCTGCTGTTCCCCGGTGGCGACACCGGAATCGCCGAGGCCCTCTACGGCGAAGGGTGGGCGAGTCGCTATCTCAACGCGGCCGCCGCCCGTGCCGTGGTCACGGCTTTGCGCGGTGTCGACGGCACCGCCACGGTGCTGGAGCTCGGCGCCGGGGTCGGCGCCACGACCAGAGTGGTCCTCTCCGAACTCGACACCGCCGGGTTCGACGAAGTCCGTTACGTCTACAGCGACATCTCCCGCCTGTTCCTGGTCGCCGCGGCCCGCTGGGACGCACACCGGCACCGGGTGCGTCCCGCGCTGCTCGACGTCAACGACGACCTCCTGGCGCAGGGTGCGCCCTCGGCCTCCGCGGATGTCGTGATCGCCGGACACGTGCTGCACAGCGCTGTCGATCTCGGTCGCACACTGCGCTCGGTACGGGCCACCCTTCGGCGAGGCGGCACGCTCGTCGTCGTCGAGTCCACGGTGGAGAACTACGCCCTGCTCGCCTCGATCCAGCTGTTGCGGTCGGCCGACGAGACGGCGCCGCTGCCGGGCTCCGCCGACGGGCGGGCACGGAAGGGCCGCATGTTCCCCGACCTCGACGGTTGGCGGAGTGCGCTGGCATCGGCCGGGTTCACGGTGCAGGCCTGCCTTCCTCCGGCGGACCACCCCGGGGCCGGGCTCGGGCAGGCACTGATCGTCGCCACCGCGACCTGA
- a CDS encoding cytochrome P450: MSPTRRSTLPRFDSHDPAVLADPYSVYRRLRAHGPVCRGGTGQWVLTRHADVTACLADPRLGTEYPVEYHRMSVGDGPAVSFFSRILLDRDPPHHTRLRRAMHPAFRPAAVRALSDRIGAMVDDLLEPAFDRGHCDVVEDLAFPLPVSVVCELLGIPAADRELVRPHAVDLARGFGLVVAEPDRAATHAAVTWLRDYIGELAAERLRSPGDDVLSHLLTPASDGGPVDLAEVVDNVVFLFFAGFETTMNLIASGVAALLDAPDQQRLLRKSPDLVPSAVEEFLRFDAPIQAVARLVREPMSLHGHTFRPGRLLVLLLGSANRDERVFADPDRLDVTRSPNPHVSFGGGAHFCLGAALARLEGRIVFDRLARRCRGLVPAGTPQRRRTTSFRSLSRLPVTFLAA; encoded by the coding sequence ATGAGCCCGACTCGCCGGAGCACTCTTCCTCGTTTCGACTCGCACGATCCCGCCGTTCTGGCCGATCCGTACAGCGTCTACCGACGGCTGCGCGCGCACGGCCCGGTGTGCCGGGGCGGGACGGGGCAATGGGTGCTCACGCGCCACGCCGACGTCACGGCGTGTCTGGCGGATCCCCGGCTGGGAACGGAATACCCGGTCGAGTACCACCGGATGTCCGTCGGCGACGGGCCCGCCGTGTCGTTCTTCTCCCGGATCCTGCTCGACCGTGACCCGCCGCACCACACCCGGCTGCGCAGAGCCATGCACCCGGCCTTCCGCCCCGCCGCCGTCCGGGCACTGTCCGACCGGATCGGCGCGATGGTGGACGATCTGCTGGAGCCGGCGTTCGACCGGGGCCACTGCGACGTGGTCGAGGATCTGGCCTTCCCGCTGCCGGTGAGTGTGGTCTGTGAACTTCTCGGGATTCCCGCGGCGGACCGCGAGCTCGTGCGGCCCCACGCCGTGGACCTCGCTCGCGGCTTCGGTCTCGTGGTCGCCGAACCCGACCGGGCCGCCACGCACGCCGCGGTGACGTGGCTGCGCGACTACATCGGAGAACTGGCCGCCGAGCGCCTGCGTTCGCCCGGCGACGACGTGCTCTCCCACCTGCTCACGCCGGCCTCCGACGGCGGCCCGGTCGACCTCGCCGAGGTGGTCGACAACGTGGTGTTCTTGTTCTTCGCGGGTTTCGAGACCACGATGAACCTGATCGCGAGTGGCGTCGCCGCCCTGCTCGACGCCCCGGACCAGCAGCGACTGCTGCGGAAGTCCCCGGACCTCGTCCCCTCGGCTGTCGAGGAGTTCCTTCGGTTCGACGCGCCGATCCAGGCCGTGGCGCGGCTGGTGCGTGAGCCGATGTCGCTGCACGGCCACACCTTCCGCCCCGGACGGTTGCTGGTCCTGCTCCTCGGCTCGGCCAACCGCGACGAGCGGGTGTTCGCCGATCCCGACCGGCTCGACGTGACCCGCAGCCCCAACCCGCACGTCAGTTTCGGTGGTGGTGCCCACTTCTGCCTCGGTGCGGCGCTGGCCCGGCTGGAGGGCAGGATCGTGTTCGACCGCCTCGCGCGCCGGTGCCGGGGTCTCGTGCCGGCGGGCACGCCACAGCGCAGGCGCACCACGTCGTTCCGCTCGCTGTCCCGGCTTCCGGTGACGTTCCTCGCCGCGTAG
- a CDS encoding AMP-binding protein → MGSETLVAPGARLVGSVEGRVLEGAGLRREIDRVKTALDRLPGGAVASRTAPCLPSVLRLLAAFETGRPILLVPPRLSAGQAATLAEAFGLRAVLGLDDVEPVREEPPAGFRVDDDPELSGWVRSGRLDVTPHDDLALLLTTSGSTGAAKAVRLSAGAVRANAVSIGQALGIDGRQVAPTSLPLHYSYGLSVLTSHLLVGATVVLCDGGVLSPRFWRAVDEHGATSLAGVPHTYETLDGIRWRPGRNPTLRTLTQAGGRLAPRLVRRFGELAEADGLRMFVMYGQTEATARMTVLPAERLKDKLGSVGLPIPGGRVDIDDGEVVYHGPNVMLGYAEGPEDLARGDELGGTLRTGDLGRLDEEGFLWLTGRRSRVGKVFGTRVDLDVVERALDDVGPVAALDADDRVAVWSASGAGEDEVRARLVREFGLPRAGFLVHHVTALPRLPNGKIDYQRLRATDPGRTR, encoded by the coding sequence ATGGGGTCCGAGACCCTGGTCGCACCGGGGGCCCGGCTCGTCGGCTCGGTCGAGGGGCGCGTACTCGAGGGAGCCGGCCTGCGCCGGGAGATCGACCGGGTGAAGACGGCTCTGGACCGGCTGCCCGGTGGAGCGGTCGCGTCACGGACGGCGCCGTGCCTTCCCTCGGTGCTGCGGCTGCTGGCCGCGTTCGAGACCGGCAGGCCGATACTGCTCGTGCCGCCCCGGCTGTCGGCGGGGCAGGCCGCCACCCTCGCGGAGGCGTTCGGCCTGCGGGCGGTACTCGGTCTCGACGACGTCGAGCCGGTCCGGGAGGAACCTCCGGCCGGGTTCCGCGTGGACGACGATCCGGAACTGTCCGGCTGGGTGCGTTCCGGCCGTCTCGACGTGACCCCGCACGACGACCTCGCACTGTTGCTGACCACGTCGGGGTCGACAGGGGCGGCGAAGGCGGTGCGGTTGTCCGCGGGCGCTGTGCGGGCGAACGCCGTGTCCATCGGCCAGGCACTCGGTATCGACGGCCGCCAGGTGGCACCGACCAGCCTGCCCCTGCACTACAGCTACGGGCTCTCCGTGCTGACGAGCCATCTGCTGGTGGGCGCCACGGTGGTGCTGTGCGACGGCGGCGTGCTCTCGCCGCGTTTCTGGCGCGCGGTCGACGAGCACGGCGCGACGTCGCTGGCCGGTGTCCCCCACACCTACGAGACGCTCGACGGCATCCGCTGGCGACCCGGCCGGAACCCGACGCTGCGCACCCTCACGCAGGCGGGGGGCAGGCTGGCGCCCCGGCTCGTGCGCCGGTTCGGCGAGCTCGCCGAGGCCGACGGGTTACGCATGTTCGTCATGTACGGACAGACGGAGGCCACGGCCAGGATGACCGTGCTGCCTGCGGAACGGCTGAAGGACAAGCTCGGTTCGGTGGGGCTCCCCATCCCCGGCGGCCGCGTCGACATCGACGACGGGGAAGTGGTCTACCACGGTCCCAACGTCATGCTCGGTTACGCGGAGGGGCCCGAGGACCTGGCACGCGGCGACGAGCTGGGCGGGACGTTGCGCACCGGCGACCTCGGCAGGCTCGACGAGGAGGGCTTCCTGTGGCTGACGGGGCGGCGCAGCCGGGTCGGCAAGGTCTTCGGCACCCGGGTCGACCTGGACGTCGTGGAGCGGGCACTGGACGACGTCGGTCCGGTAGCGGCGCTGGACGCCGACGACCGCGTGGCCGTGTGGTCGGCGAGCGGCGCGGGCGAGGACGAGGTGCGGGCCCGGCTCGTGCGCGAGTTCGGGCTACCGAGAGCGGGTTTCCTCGTTCACCACGTCACCGCGTTGCCTCGGCTGCCCAACGGCAAGATCGACTATCAGCGGCTGCGCGCCACCGACCCTGGGCGGACCCGATGA
- a CDS encoding LuxE/PaaK family acyltransferase: MTTPPEPAVHSRRAELLPDLVELVEYHRRHCPEYARILAATGHEPGRHYAALSDVPWLPVRLFKNHVLRSVAADAVSSVLTSSGTTGKPSRIHFDAPAARAHQRALLNTLRPLLGARRLPMLVVDSAAQARRGATRSARAAGVLGLMNAGRDHTFVLDDDDRLDVTALHGFLRRHGGEPFLVFGFTYLVWTRLIRPAEQEGLDLSGGILLHSGGWKRLTDQAVDAAAFRAAAARVGLSRSHDFYGMVEQIGVVHLESDEPGLLSPPQGAEVIIRDPVTWQEARPGETGLVQVLSTLPRSYPGHSLLTEDLGVAHRVDGRTRFTVLGRLPRAEARGCSDAGVGS, translated from the coding sequence ATGACGACCCCACCGGAGCCCGCTGTGCACTCCCGCCGCGCGGAGCTGTTGCCCGACCTCGTCGAGCTGGTGGAGTACCACCGCCGGCACTGTCCGGAGTACGCGCGGATCCTCGCCGCCACCGGACACGAACCCGGCCGGCACTACGCCGCCCTGTCCGACGTGCCGTGGCTGCCGGTCCGGCTGTTCAAGAACCACGTGCTGCGCAGTGTGGCCGCCGACGCGGTGTCCTCGGTGCTGACGTCGAGTGGCACGACCGGCAAGCCGAGCCGGATCCACTTCGACGCACCGGCGGCCCGTGCCCACCAGCGTGCTCTGCTGAACACGTTGCGCCCGCTGCTCGGCGCCAGGAGGCTGCCGATGCTGGTCGTGGACTCGGCGGCCCAGGCGAGGCGGGGCGCGACCCGGTCGGCCAGGGCGGCGGGAGTACTCGGCCTGATGAACGCCGGGCGTGACCACACGTTCGTGCTGGATGACGACGACCGGCTCGATGTCACCGCGCTCCACGGTTTCCTGCGCCGCCACGGCGGCGAGCCGTTCCTCGTCTTCGGGTTCACCTACCTGGTGTGGACGCGCCTGATCCGGCCCGCGGAACAGGAGGGGCTCGACCTCTCAGGTGGGATCCTGCTGCACTCCGGGGGCTGGAAGCGGCTCACCGACCAGGCCGTCGACGCCGCCGCGTTCCGGGCGGCCGCGGCGCGGGTCGGCTTGAGCCGCTCGCACGACTTCTACGGCATGGTCGAGCAGATCGGGGTGGTTCACCTGGAGAGCGACGAGCCGGGGCTGCTGTCCCCGCCGCAAGGGGCCGAAGTGATCATCCGCGATCCGGTGACATGGCAGGAGGCGAGGCCCGGTGAGACCGGGCTCGTCCAGGTCCTCAGCACGCTGCCCCGCTCGTACCCGGGACACTCACTGCTCACCGAGGATCTCGGTGTGGCGCACCGGGTGGACGGCCGTACCCGCTTCACCGTGCTGGGCAGGCTGCCCCGTGCCGAGGCCCGGGGCTGCAGTGACGCGGGGGTGGGTTCATGA
- a CDS encoding (2,3-dihydroxybenzoyl)adenylate synthase, with amino-acid sequence MSTCSAGPDHTAWPDEVAAHYRAAGYWRGQTFGALLTTLAAAYAERPAVVGERAGQVTRWTYAELDERAHRLAAGLAALGLRAGDRVLVQLPNVPEFVSVIFALWRLGAWPVFTLPAHRHTELRYFAEKAEASAIVTVAEHERHDHAATARAVAGEVDSLREVLVVGSPEFTELGATEPREFDDPDPEGVAFLQLSGGSTGPSKLIPRTHDDYLYSVRESARICALRPESVYLAALPVAHNFPLSSPGVLGALHAGATTVLSPRPDPDVAFRLIESERVTISAVVPPLAAAWVQAAARTDRDLSSLDVLLVGGAKCARELAERIGPALGCRLQQVFGMAEGLVCYTRLDDPDELVLGTQGRPISPDDEIRVVDPGDPDATSADEVAPGEVGALLTRGPYTIRGYYRAAEHNATAFTADGFYRTGDLVRRHPSGHLEVVGRAKEQINRGGEKVSAEEVENHLMAHPGVLDAAVVSVPDEYLGERTCAYVVPADGAHPGEAELRRFVRERGIAAFKVPDLVVVVESFPVTGVGKTSKRELRAALAALARNR; translated from the coding sequence GTGAGCACATGTTCCGCCGGTCCCGACCACACCGCCTGGCCCGACGAGGTGGCGGCCCACTACCGCGCCGCCGGGTACTGGCGAGGACAGACGTTCGGAGCGCTGCTGACCACGCTCGCCGCCGCGTACGCCGAACGCCCCGCGGTGGTCGGGGAGCGCGCGGGCCAGGTCACGCGATGGACCTACGCCGAACTCGACGAGCGGGCCCACCGGCTGGCCGCCGGGCTCGCCGCCCTCGGGCTCCGCGCCGGGGACCGGGTGCTCGTGCAGCTGCCGAACGTGCCCGAGTTCGTGTCCGTGATCTTCGCGTTGTGGCGGCTCGGCGCGTGGCCGGTGTTCACGCTGCCCGCCCACCGGCACACCGAACTGCGGTACTTCGCCGAGAAGGCCGAGGCGAGCGCGATCGTCACCGTCGCCGAGCACGAACGACACGACCACGCGGCCACCGCCCGCGCCGTCGCCGGCGAGGTGGACAGCCTGCGGGAGGTGCTCGTCGTCGGCTCGCCCGAGTTCACCGAGTTGGGTGCCACCGAACCTCGCGAGTTCGATGATCCGGACCCGGAGGGGGTCGCGTTCCTGCAACTGTCCGGAGGCAGCACCGGGCCGTCGAAGTTGATCCCGCGCACGCACGACGACTACCTCTACAGCGTGCGCGAGAGCGCCCGGATCTGCGCGCTGCGGCCGGAGAGCGTGTACCTGGCGGCACTGCCCGTGGCGCACAACTTCCCGCTCAGCTCGCCGGGCGTGCTCGGCGCGCTGCACGCGGGCGCCACCACGGTGCTCTCCCCGCGCCCCGATCCCGATGTCGCCTTCCGGCTCATCGAGTCCGAGCGCGTGACGATCAGCGCGGTGGTGCCGCCGCTGGCGGCGGCGTGGGTGCAGGCGGCGGCCCGCACCGACCGGGATCTGTCCAGTCTGGACGTTCTCCTCGTCGGGGGCGCCAAGTGCGCGCGGGAACTGGCCGAACGCATCGGTCCCGCGCTCGGCTGCCGGTTGCAGCAGGTGTTCGGCATGGCGGAGGGGCTGGTCTGCTACACGCGGCTGGACGACCCGGACGAACTCGTGCTCGGTACCCAGGGGCGGCCGATCTCGCCGGACGACGAGATCCGCGTCGTCGATCCCGGCGACCCGGACGCGACGTCGGCCGACGAGGTCGCACCCGGTGAGGTGGGAGCACTGTTGACCCGGGGCCCCTACACCATCCGCGGCTACTACCGCGCGGCCGAGCACAACGCCACCGCGTTCACCGCCGACGGGTTCTACCGAACCGGTGATCTCGTGCGACGGCACCCGTCCGGGCACCTCGAAGTGGTCGGACGCGCCAAGGAGCAGATCAACCGGGGCGGCGAGAAGGTCTCCGCCGAGGAGGTCGAGAACCACCTCATGGCACATCCGGGGGTTCTCGACGCCGCGGTGGTCAGCGTGCCCGACGAGTACCTGGGGGAGCGCACGTGCGCCTACGTCGTCCCCGCCGACGGTGCCCACCCGGGCGAGGCGGAACTGCGCCGGTTCGTCCGCGAACGTGGCATCGCGGCCTTCAAGGTCCCCGACCTGGTGGTCGTGGTCGAGAGCTTCCCGGTGACCGGTGTGGGCAAGACGAGCAAACGCGAACTCCGGGCCGCGCTCGCGGCTCTGGCCAGGAACAGGTGA
- a CDS encoding acyl-CoA reductase: MSVVTPAAGGAPTEVTLLLDELARPGRPLEVGDMRVRPFLTDLASRLLSPSTTRQHPDLAALGFFLRDTALTGLLSRLATRDGEVRMPRGLVFHIPPANVDALFGYSWALSLLAGNSNVVRLSERASTTATALVEAVTDALAEADPDLARTQHFVRYPRDSTVTATLSSACDLRVIWGGDATVTAIRRHPLAPKARDLTFPDRSSLALFDARGWAAAPESQRKAAVRGLHDDVFLFDQAACSSPRTLVWVGGEDLVREASAELVTLLRQRVAERGTGVDAAMAVEKHVAAYGLAATSVVRRVRFHGNDVAVLELAPSAELPRTWLGAGTLAEVRLDDPGDLVPLLRRRDQTIVHFGFESEVLARHARAFAACGVDRLVPVGEATRFGAVWDGYDLLHEFSRLVTVRV; encoded by the coding sequence ATGAGCGTGGTGACGCCCGCTGCCGGTGGAGCACCGACCGAGGTGACGCTCCTGCTCGACGAGCTGGCCCGGCCGGGGAGGCCGTTGGAGGTCGGCGACATGCGAGTCCGGCCGTTCCTGACGGACCTCGCCTCCCGATTGCTGTCGCCCTCGACGACCCGGCAGCACCCCGATCTCGCGGCGCTCGGCTTTTTCCTGCGCGACACCGCACTGACGGGTCTGTTGTCCCGGCTCGCCACCCGCGACGGTGAGGTGCGGATGCCCCGTGGTCTGGTGTTCCACATTCCACCCGCCAACGTGGACGCCTTGTTCGGATACTCGTGGGCACTGTCACTGCTCGCAGGCAACAGCAACGTCGTGCGGCTCTCGGAGCGGGCCTCGACCACCGCCACCGCGCTGGTGGAGGCGGTGACCGACGCGCTCGCCGAAGCGGACCCCGATCTCGCCCGCACCCAGCACTTCGTCCGCTATCCGCGCGACAGCACCGTCACGGCCACCCTGTCCTCGGCGTGCGATCTCCGCGTGATCTGGGGCGGTGACGCCACCGTCACGGCGATCCGGCGGCATCCGCTCGCGCCGAAGGCCCGCGACCTCACCTTCCCCGACCGATCGTCACTGGCGCTGTTCGACGCGCGGGGCTGGGCGGCCGCGCCGGAGTCACAGCGCAAGGCCGCGGTCCGGGGACTGCACGACGACGTGTTCCTGTTCGACCAGGCCGCGTGTTCCTCCCCCCGGACCCTGGTGTGGGTCGGTGGTGAGGACCTCGTACGGGAGGCGAGTGCCGAACTGGTGACGTTGCTGCGGCAGCGGGTCGCCGAACGAGGCACCGGTGTCGACGCGGCGATGGCCGTGGAGAAGCACGTGGCCGCCTACGGGCTGGCCGCGACGTCGGTGGTGCGCCGGGTGCGCTTCCACGGCAATGACGTCGCCGTGCTGGAGCTGGCGCCCTCGGCGGAGCTGCCCCGGACCTGGCTCGGGGCGGGCACGCTCGCCGAGGTACGGCTCGACGACCCCGGCGACCTGGTCCCGTTGCTGCGGCGGCGTGACCAGACGATCGTCCACTTCGGTTTCGAGTCCGAGGTGCTGGCGCGACACGCGCGGGCGTTCGCCGCCTGCGGTGTCGACCGGCTGGTACCCGTGGGGGAGGCGACGAGGTTCGGCGCCGTGTGGGACGGCTACGACCTGCTGCACGAGTTCAGTCGCCTGGTGACGGTGCGCGTATGA
- a CDS encoding isochorismate synthase has product MSSSVLARPRPTHRAADLLSAYLPGSFYYSSPGGTVLADGVLRSVRAESGRRAEAVAAELAAAVADGVVEPIVVGALGFRPDSESSLVVPAVVRRASAPESGDGAVLSRQDRLGPWDITPRPEREAYAAAVVRALRRIEDGELEKVVLARSLELTADAPVPVPPLLARVVQANPAAHAFAVDITAVGDAAPRTLVGASPELLVSRRGVTVVANPLAGSRPRSTDEAENRRRIAELLSSDKDRREHAHVAAQVAEVLGRFCGELDVPSEPEVIGTPTMWHLSTRITGTLADPRDPATSSLALAEALHPTPAVCGTPTASARDLITELEPDDRGYYAGLVGWTGADGDGEWVVTIRCAEVCDRTVRVFAGAGIVEGSDPAAELAETSAKFRTLLGALGAEETS; this is encoded by the coding sequence ATGTCCTCGTCTGTGCTGGCCCGCCCGAGGCCCACGCACCGGGCGGCGGACCTGCTGAGCGCGTATCTGCCCGGGTCGTTCTACTACTCCTCGCCGGGCGGCACCGTGCTCGCCGACGGCGTGCTGCGGTCCGTGCGGGCCGAATCCGGGCGGCGTGCCGAGGCGGTCGCCGCGGAACTCGCCGCGGCGGTGGCCGACGGCGTGGTGGAGCCCATCGTCGTGGGGGCGCTCGGGTTCCGCCCCGATTCCGAGTCCAGTCTGGTCGTCCCGGCCGTCGTGCGCAGGGCTTCGGCGCCCGAGAGTGGAGACGGCGCGGTGCTGTCGCGGCAGGATCGGCTCGGCCCGTGGGACATCACGCCTCGGCCCGAGCGGGAGGCGTACGCGGCGGCCGTGGTCAGGGCGTTGCGCAGGATCGAGGACGGGGAGCTGGAGAAGGTGGTGCTCGCGCGGTCGCTCGAGCTCACCGCCGACGCACCCGTTCCCGTGCCTCCACTGCTGGCGCGCGTGGTCCAGGCCAATCCGGCCGCGCACGCGTTCGCGGTGGACATCACCGCGGTGGGTGATGCGGCCCCGCGCACGCTGGTCGGTGCGAGCCCGGAACTGCTGGTGTCGCGCAGGGGCGTGACCGTGGTGGCCAACCCGCTCGCGGGGTCGCGGCCCCGGAGCACCGACGAGGCGGAGAACCGGCGTCGCATAGCCGAGTTGCTGTCGTCGGACAAGGACCGGCGGGAGCACGCCCACGTGGCGGCGCAGGTCGCCGAGGTACTCGGGCGGTTCTGCGGCGAGCTCGACGTCCCCTCCGAGCCGGAGGTGATCGGGACGCCGACCATGTGGCACCTGTCCACCCGCATCACCGGGACGCTGGCCGATCCACGGGACCCGGCGACGTCGTCGCTGGCGCTGGCCGAAGCGCTCCACCCGACGCCCGCGGTGTGCGGCACGCCGACCGCGTCCGCCCGCGACCTCATCACCGAACTCGAACCGGACGACCGCGGCTACTACGCGGGGCTGGTCGGGTGGACCGGTGCGGACGGCGACGGCGAGTGGGTGGTCACCATCCGGTGCGCCGAGGTGTGCGACCGGACGGTGCGCGTGTTCGCCGGAGCCGGGATCGTCGAGGGTTCCGACCCCGCCGCGGAACTCGCCGAGACGAGCGCGAAGTTCCGCACGCTGCTCGGCGCGCTCGGGGCGGAGGAGACATCGTGA